One part of the Natronincola ferrireducens genome encodes these proteins:
- a CDS encoding transcription repressor NadR, whose amino-acid sequence MNSNERREAIVKKLKEENKPIKGTELASCFQVSRQVIVQDIALLRAQGINIIATPQGYVMLKRDTTKLIKTIVTKHTTYEEMKEELQIMIDHGAKIVDVIVEHSIYGEIKGILDISYKNELEEFIQKIKNDKAEPLSSLTEGVHIHTVEVPDEKAFKKMKQALMIKGYLINE is encoded by the coding sequence ATGAACAGCAATGAAAGAAGAGAAGCCATTGTTAAGAAGCTGAAGGAGGAAAATAAACCTATCAAAGGCACTGAATTGGCCAGTTGCTTTCAAGTGTCTAGACAGGTAATTGTCCAAGATATAGCCTTGCTTAGGGCTCAAGGGATAAATATTATAGCTACACCCCAAGGATACGTTATGCTTAAAAGGGATACAACAAAGCTAATCAAAACCATTGTGACAAAGCATACCACCTATGAAGAGATGAAGGAAGAATTGCAGATTATGATTGATCATGGAGCTAAAATAGTAGATGTCATCGTAGAACATTCTATTTATGGAGAAATAAAGGGAATATTAGATATTAGCTACAAAAATGAGTTAGAGGAATTTATACAAAAGATAAAAAACGATAAAGCAGAACCTCTCTCTTCCTTGACGGAGGGAGTCCATATTCACACAGTGGAGGTACCGGATGAAAAAGCCTTTAAAAAGATGAAGCAAGCCCTTATGATAAAAGGCTACTTGATAAATGAATAA